The nucleotide window CAAGTGAGCGAGTCGGCGGATGCAGTGCATGTCCGCGTCCAGGTCTGCCCCGCCATCCGCCACCTGCGTGTGCAGCAGCGTGAGGTGATGCCGCTTTTCTGCCAGCACTGCTACTTCGTCAGCGAGGCGATGGCGGCACCTGCGGGCCTAACGGTGCGTGTGCTAGGCGGGAATGGCTGCTGCGAGCAGCGCTTCATGAAAAACAGCTCTGAACTGGAACCCCAACGTCTGGAGGACATCACCCACGCATCATGATCGGCTGCTACGACTTCTGTGGGCACTATGAGTGGACTTTCGGCTGGCTGGAGCAGCAGGGTGGGCATGACCTAGTGCGTGCGTATTGGGAAGAGGCCATCAGCATCGACTCCCAGCGGCATGCCGCCGATCTGATCATCGGCCAGGGCATCGAAGGGATGAAAAAATACTGGCACCACACGCTGGAGGAGGAGGCCGCCGATCATGTCATGACAGCGACAGATGAGGTGTACCGCATCGACATGCATCAATGCCCTTCCAAGGGATTCCTCATCCGTAATGGCCTGGATCAATACCGCGACTACTGCGACCACTGCATGGGCTGGATCGGACCGATGATGAAAAAGGCAGGTTTTGTCATCGACCACGAGCACAACCACTGCGGCCAATGCTGGTGGGAAATGCGGCGTGCCGAGGACGCCTCGCCTGCTAGTGACCCTGGCGAACTCAGCGGCAAAAACGACGTGCGCCTCCTGCCCACATGGAAATCCGAACACACCGACCATTATGAACGAGCGACTGATCCTGATGACAAAACGGCTCTTTGTTAGCCTCGCACTCCTTTGCAGCGCCTACGGGCAATGGGAGCCACTGCCGCCGCTGCCTGAGCCCAATGGTGGAGGTGTAAGTGGACATCAAAATGGCCAAATCATCCTGATGGGCGGCACGAACTGGGAAGGCGGGAAGAAAAACTGGCTGAAAAAAATCCACACTTTCGATCCATCATCCAAAGTCTGGAAAAGCACCCAAGAGCTGCCCGAGCCCGTGGGCTATGCCATCACCGTACAAACGCAGGAAGGCCTTTCATACCTGGGCGGCTTCAATGGCGAAAAGGTCAACCCAGTGGGAGCTTTCAAACACGCAGCCCTCGCCGCAGGTGGCGTCATTGGTCAGAGCGTCATCGCGGTCGGTGGCACGGATGATCCAGCGAATCTCGCCGGAGTCAGCCGTGAGACTTGGTTGCTCGACAAAGAGGGGAAACGCCTCGCGGACTTCCCTGGTAAACCCTTTGCTACGGCGGCCTCATCCGTCGTGGGAGATGCGTTGTTCGTCTTTGGCGGCATGAACTTTGAGACGACGACTCAGACTGTCATGAACACCGCTGTCGCCTACGCATTCACGCCGGAGAAGAATCAGTGGCGCAGTTTGAGACCCCTCGCTCACGCCACCCGTGGCCTCTGCGCCGTCGCTCTCGATGAGCAGCATATCTACATCGCAGGCGGTTATCGAGATGACTTCACAGCGGCGGCGGTGATCTATGATGTGCAGGCCGATAGCTACCGGGAGGCCACACCCCTGCCCTACGCGGCGATGGTGAGCCTCGTGAAGCTCGGCGGATCTGTCTATTGCCTCGGTGGTGAGGACAAAAAGCAGTCCCGCACGGATAAATTCTACCGCATCCCGGTCGCTGAGCTGCTGAAGTGACTACTTCGCCGTGTAACCGCCATCGACGGGCAGATTCACGCCCGTGATGTAGAGTGAGGCATCACTGAGCAGGAAAATCACCGCACCACCGAGGTCGGTGTCATCCGCCATGCGTCCGAGCATGGTATGCTCGCAGTAGCGCTGCAAAAATGGCTCCGGCTGATGATTGAAGAAACCACCAGGGGCGAGGTTGTTCACGCGGACGTTGCTCGGGCCATAGAGCGCGGCGTAAAAGCGGGTCAGGTTCTCCATGCCGCCTTTGTGGAAGAAGTAATCCGGCGGCATATCCCCCATGTTCGTGCCGGTATAGAGCTCGTAGCTGGGACCGATCATGCCCTGGATGCTGCCGATGTTCACGATGCTGCCGCGTCCAGCCTCCGCCATGGTTTGACCAAAGTGCCGGTGCATGAGCATCACACCCGTGGCATTCACACGCATGGATTCGGCGAACTGCTCCGCTGCGCCTTTGGCACCTTTCATCGGGCGGAGCACCGCATTGTTCACCAGGCCGTGCAGGGGGCCGAATTTTGCTTTGATCCGATCATGCAAGGCGATCACAGAGGCCTCATCACCCTGATCGAGCGACTCAGCGAAGACCTTGTGGCCCAGGGCTGTCTCCTCATCGGCGACGATTTGCAGCTTCGCCACATCACGAGCCGCCAGGATGAGCGTGACACCGGTCTGAGCCAGCATCGCCGCTAAACCACGACCATAGAGACCCGCGCCGCCTGTGAGGAGGATGATTTTGTTTTGCAGTGAAAAGGATGGAGCAGTCATGCAGGTGAAGAAGGGTGAAAAAGGCGATTCTTGCAGATTCGGAGCAGCCTAGCGCATGGCAGATCAAAATAGCTATCCGCGAGAGACGGCGACTGAAAGGTGTGTGCGAATGCCCTATCAACGTCTTGAGGCTGATGCTCAAGTCCATTCCCATCAGCACCGTTTTCAGGAGCGCGACGCCGAAACCCGCCATTGCGTCTGAGATGATGTCGAACCGAGCATTGAATTCGAGAGAACTCGTCTCATGTTCTAGATCAAGAAACGTCAAATCGTTGCACCATCTGCCTCCGTGGACCTGAAACTCATCAATCGCGAAATCCTGCTCTCCTTTTGGAAGGTGCATGTGCTGCATCATGCCGCCGAAGGAGAAGTAATCGGCCAGTGGATGCTCAAGGAACTGGCGCATCATGGTTATGACGTCAGTCCAGGCACCCTATATCCGCTGCTCAAACGCATGGAGACCAATGGCTGGCTCACCTCCACCGCAGACCCCGCCCGCGGACCCAAGGCACCGCGCTCTTATAAGATCACAAGGGATGGACGTGCGGTGCTAAAGATCGTGCGTAAGCAGCTCAAAGAACTCGGTGTCGAAGTCTCCAATCATTGACCCGATGGCCTAGTTTGTCCGCTGGGTGAAAACACATCATTTGGAGGAAAGATCGTTGCAGCCTCACGTTTTACGGTGCCCGTAATGGCTGCCCATTTCGCCGCCTGCGGAAACCCTCGTCTCTTGTCATTCCGTTTTCGTCTTCTGCCACCTTTAGCATGTCTCTCGCTCGTTTTGCTCTTCGCCATCCTTGGACCGTTCTTGTTGCCGTCGTGGCTGTGGCGCTGGGGGCATGGCTGGGTCTTCAGCGCATGACGCGGGACATCTTCCCACCGCTGGGCATCCCGACGATCTACGTTGCGCAGCCCTATGGCGGCATGGACCCACTTCAGATGGAGGGCTATTTGACCTATCGCTACGAGTACCACTTCCTCTACATCGCGAATATCGAGCATGTGGAGTCCAAGTCGATCCAGGGGGCCTCGATCATGAAGCTACAGTTTCACCCTGGCACGGACATGAGTCAGGCGATGTCGGAAACCGTGGCGCAGGTGAATCGCAGCCGCGCATTCATGCCGCCGGGCACCGTGGCCCCCTTCATCATGCGCTTTGATGCAGGTAGCGTGGCCGTGGGGCACATAGTCTTCTCCACAGATGATCCGAACATCACGCTGAATCAGATGCAGGACCAGGCGCTGAACAAGGTGCGGCCAGCCTTTGCCACCCTGCCAGGCGTCTCCGCGCCGCCGCCCTTCGGAGGCAGCTCACGCGGCATCGTGGTGAATGTGAACCCAGACCGCATGAAGGCCTACGGCTTGTCACCGGATGACATCGTGCAGGCCATCGCCAAGGGCAATCCGATCAGCCCCTCCGGCAACATGAACCTCGATGGCAAATATCCCATCGTGCCGACGAACGCCATCGTCTCCAATGTGAAGGACCTGGAAGCCGTGCCACTGCGAACGACGGATCAAGGCGCTGTCTTCATCCGCGATGTGGCGACCGTGGCCGATGCTGCGGATGTGACCACTTCCTATGCCTTGGCGAATGGAAAGCGCACCGTCTATCTGCCCGTCACAAAACGTGCGGAGGCCTCCACGCTCGCAGTCGTCAAAAAAGTGCGAGAAAGCATTCCTGAATTCCAAAAGCTGCTGCCAGACGGCATCAAGGTGAGCTTTGAATTCGATCAGACACCTGTGGTGAAGCGCAGCATCGACGATCTGGTCAAAGAAGGTGCTCTCGGTGCCCTGCTTACAGGCCTGATGGTGCTGGTCTTCTTGCGTGATCTGCGCACGGCATTCATCGTGATCATCAATATCCCGCTGTCGCTGATGGCCGCCACTTTCGGCCTATGGATCAGCGGGCAAAACATCCATCTCATGACGCTGGGTGGACTGGCACTCGCTGTGGGCATCCTCGTCGATGAGGCCACCGTGACGGTGGAAAACATCCACACCCATCTCGCTCGCGGCAGGCCCCTGGCCCGCGCTGCGCTGGATGGCACGCTGGAGACGACTCTGCCGCGCCTTCTAGCGATGCTGTGCATCCTCGCGGTCTTCATCCCCGCCTTTTTCATGATCGGCGCGGCAAAGGCGCTGTTCGTGCCGCTGGCGCTGGCGGTGGGCTTTGCGATGTTTGCCTCCTTTGTTCTCTCCAGCACACTGGTGCCGGTGCTGGCCGTGTGGCTGCTGCCAAAGAAGGTGCAAACGCATGAGCGGAAGCCCGGTATCCTAGTGCGTGCCTACAGTGGGCTGGTGAAGGCCGCCGTCACCAGCCGCTGGATACTGGTGCCAGCCTATCTCGGCGGTGCCGGGTTCATCATTGCCACCTTCAGCCCATTCCTGGGCTCAGAAATCTTCCCGCAGACGGACAGCGGCCAGTTCGCCATCCGCTTCCGTGCCCCCAGCGGCACCCAGGTCGGCATCACCGAAGGCATCGCTCAAAAAATCCTCAAAATCATCGGCGATGAGGCCCCAGTGGAGTTCTCCATCGGCATGGTGGGCGTGCATAACTCCAGCTTCCCGGTGAACCTGGTGCATCTCTGGAACGGCGGCCCCGAAGAGGGCTGGCTGGCCGTACAGCTCAAAGCGAATCCCGGTGTCGCGGTGCCTGCTTTGCAGGAAAAACTGCGCAGCATCATGAAGCGTGAGCTGGCCGATGTGCGGGTGTCTTTTGAGCCGCAGGACATCGTCAGCCGGGTGATGAGCTTTGGTGCCTCCACCCCCATCGAAATCGCCGTCAGCGGCCCCAGCCTGCCCGCCAGCAAAGAGCATGCCGAAAAGCTACTCGCCAAGCTCAGCGAACTCCCGTTCCTACGCGATGCGCAGATCGCCCAGACGCTCGATGCACCCACAGTGAATGTGCAGATCGACCGCGAGCGGGCGGGACTGCTCGGCGTGAATGTGGAGGACGTGACGCGTAGCCTCGTAGCCGCCACGACATCGAGCCGCTTCACCCAGCCGGTCTTCTGGGCAGATCCAGGCACAGGCATCAGCTTCAATGTGCAGGTGCAGATCCCAGAGGAGCGCACACGGAGCATCGAGGACCTCGGGAACACACCCGTGAAGTCCTCCAAAGGTGGCACCGTGCTGCTGCGCACCATTGCCAAGCTCGATCCCGGCACCGCCGTGGGCACCTACGAGCGCTACAACATGGTGCGCATCGCCAGCATCACCGCGAACGTGCACGACATCGACTTCGGCCATGCCATCAAAGCCGTGCGCAAAGCCATCGCGGAAGTAGGCCCCGCCGCCGATGGCAAGACCAAGGTGGACATCCGCGGACAAGTCGTGCCCTTCGAGCAGCTCTCAGAGGGCTTCGGCAATGGTCTCATCATCGCCATCGTCGTCATCTTCCTTCTGCTCTGTGCGAACTTCCAGTCGCTGCGGCTCGCCATCGTCGTCGTCTCCACCATGCCTGCGGTGCTCGCGGGTGTGGTGCTCGCGCTGTTCTTCACCGGCACCACCATCAATATCCAGTCTGCCATGGGCTCGATCATGGCCGTGGGTGTCGCCGTGGCGAATGCGATCCTGCTCGTGACCTTTGCAGACCGCGACCGACTCGCCAATGCAGGCGACCGCCGCGCCGCCGCCATCGAGGGTGCGGTGAGCCGCCTACGCCCCATCATGATGACCAGTTTTGCCATGATCGCAGGCATGCTGCCCCTGGCACTCGGAGCTGGGCAAACTGCGCCACTGGGCCGCGCCGTCGTCGGTGGTCTCGCGCTAGCCACCATCGCCACACTTTTCATCCTACCCGCCGTCTTTGCCCTTTTTGCCAGTAAGAAGGCCACCTCCGCCTCACTCGATCCTGATGACGAACAGAGTGCGCTCTTTGAAGCCCGACCTCAGTGAATCCGAGTGCTACACCACCTCCATTTTTTGTCCCAATCATGAAACTGATCCTCCTTTTCACCTTCCTGACCACCTGCGCCATCGCGCTGGAGCTACCTGCCGCCAAGCCGCAGAAGAGCACCATCCACCGCTGGGTCACGCTGCCCGGTGAATTCGCTCCCTGGCAGAAGGTGGAGCTAAAGGCCCGCGTCGCTGGCTACATCGAAAAAATCAGCGTGGACAAAGGCGATGTCGTCACCGCACAGCAGCAGCTCGTCCAGATCGAAGTCCCCGCACTAAAGGCAGACCTCATCAGCCACCGCGCCGAAATCGCCGCCGCCGAAATCGAGGTAAAGCGCCTCCACCAAGCCCGCGCAAAGTCACCCGAGCTCGTGCTCCCGCAGTCTGTCGATGATGCCGAGGCGAAGCTCTCCATCGCCAAAGCGGGCATGGAGCGCACCAACGCACTCATCGAGCTCGCACAGATCAAAGCACCCTTTGCAGGCGTCATCACCGACCGCCGCGTGGACCTGGGAGCCTTCGCCTCCGCTGGGGGCGATACATTGCTCCAGCTCACCGATGTCAGCACCCTGCGCCTCCGAGTGCCCGTCATCGAGGTGGAGACCGCTCTGCTCAAAGTCGGCCAACAGGTCGAGGCCAAAGTGGATGCTCTCAATGGCACCGTCATCAAAGGCACCCTCACCCGCATCGCAGGTGCGCTAGACACCACCACACGCACCATGCTCATCGAAGCCGACTTCAAAAACGCAGACGGCAAACTCCGCCCCGGCATGTTCGCCATGGCACGCATCGCGGTGGAGCAGCATGACGATGCCACCGTCATCCCTGTGGCCGGACTGGTGAAGGAAAAAGCCAACAGCTTTGTCTTCAAGCATGTGGACGGCAAAGCCGTAAAAACCGCCATCAAGCCCGGCTTCAACGACGGCGTGAACGTCGAGGTGCCCGAGCTCAAAGCCGATGAAGTCATCCTCCTGCCCGGCACGGCCACACTGACTGATAAGCAAGAAGTGACGGTGAAATAGAGGCCCATCAAACTCCGAATCCAATCCCTCCAACGCCATGTCCTTCGTCATTCGAGTTTTGTCCTTATTGCGGCACTCCTGGCTCCTACTTGCTGTGACTGTGCACGCCGACACGGTCCATGTCGATCTCCCGACCGTCATGCGGCTCGCGGGAGCGAATAATGACGAAATCCAGCTCGCTCGCGTGAAGCACACGGAGACCATCGCGGAGTCAAAGCAGGCCTGGCAGCGCTTTTGGCCCTCTTTGAGCCTAGGAGTCGGTTACAGGCGACATGATGGCAATATTCAAGATGTCGCCGGGGCCGTCTTCAATGCCTACAAACAGCAGTACACCATCGGTACCGCCATCATGATCGACTGGTCGCCAGGTGATCTCTATTACGCCGCTCTCGCAGCCAAACAAAAAACACTCGCGGCAGAGCAACTGGCAGAAAAAACACGCCGAGACATCATCACGCAGGCCACCGGGCGCTATTTTGACCTCCTCGCCACGGAGGCCAGCGTCGCTATCATCGAGGATGATCTGCGCCTGACACAGGATTATGAAAAGCAGCTCGGCGGAGCCGTCACTGCAGGCACCGCATTCCGCGCCGATCTACTCCGCGTGAAAACACAAGTCTCGCGGGCAAAACTAGCCATCCGCCAAGAGCAGGAGAAGCGCGATCTCGCAGCCGCAGCATTGGCAGAGACTCTACGCCTACCTGCTCAGACCGAGCTGCGTCCCGCCAAGGCCGATCTGGTGCCCGTGCGGCTCCATGGCAAATCCGGCGTCGCCACACTGCTCTCCCAGGCCAAACAGAACCGCCCAGAGCTCAAAGCCGCAGGCGCTGCCACCACAGCCGCACAGCTCGAAAGCGACCGCGCCCACATCGCCCCGATGATCCCGAATGTGCAGGCTGGTTACACCGTAGGTGGTCTAGGCGGAGGGATCGGCAACAACACAGGCAGCTTCGATGACACGCAGGACTTTTACATCGGTCTAGGATGGAAAATCGGCCCTGGGGGGCTCTTTGATAAGCAGCGCAAACTCATCGCCAATGCCCGCGAAGAAGCCACCAGCCTGCAAACCGATCAGATCAAGGCCGCCATCGGCCGCGAAGTCGTGGAAGCCGCCGCAAAGTCCCAAAGCGCCCACGACCAAATCGCCATCAACGATGAAGCCGTCGCCGCAGCCGAAGAAATGGTGAAACTGGCCAAAGAACGCCAAGCCAGCCAACTCGGCGTGGTGCTAGAATACCTACTGGCCCGTGAAGAGCTGACCCGTGCCCGCCAGAGCCGCGTGCAAGCCGTCACCGACTTCAACAAAGCGCAGCACGAGCTCAAAAGAGCGGTCGGGAAGTGAGCTAGACTGCCGAACTGCTACTTTTTATTCGCATAGACAGAGTCACTGCTCGGAGCAGCCGCACCACCGCTGAAGTCTTTGACCATCCTGTTGAAGGCGTTGCCGAGCTCGATGACATCGGCTCCGAGGGTGAAGACACGGACGCCTTCCTCGATGAGCATGTCCTTCTGGCCGAAGAGGGAGGCGACAGCGGCGTATTTGCCGTTTTTGATCGCGGCGGCGTGGACTCGCTTCCGCGCGGCGACGACTTCTGGGCACGTCGCTTGACCGAGCTTGCCGATGCGGTGGCTAAAATCCCCTGCCCCAAAGAGCAGCATGTCATACCCTGGCACCGCAGCGATCTCTTCGACGACTTCCAGTGCCTCGGGGCTCTCGATTTGCAGGATGACGAATTTCTCCGTGTTGCAGTGCTTTACGTAATCAGCCAGCGGCACTTGGCAGAAGAGTCCGTCCATGTTTCCGGCATCCAGAGCCTTGCTCCCCATGGGGCGGCAGCGAACCATATCCACGACATTGCGTGCCTCATCCGCGCTAGTGATGTGCGGCACCATGATGCCCGTGGCGTCACACTCAAAGGGCTTCACATACTCGCTGTAGCCGCCTTTGTTCACGCGGACAATGGTGTCCATGTCGTAGAGCTTTGCGGCGCGGATTTGATGCTCCAGATTGAGCCAATCATTGGGCACATGCTCATTGCACAGCCACACGGCGCTGGCTCCAGCCAGCCCCGCGAGCTCCACGATGCGTGGATCGCCCATGTTGAGCTTCAAAATGGTGCTATTTTGGCCAGCGCGGAGTTCGCGCAGGAGGCGGGAGGGGCGGAGTGTGGGCATGGGATGAGATGGGTGATGGGAACGTTGTATCGAGCTGCTAGCTGGTTGCATATTGAGCTGCCGCAGCCCATGGCGCAAGACCACGCTCGCTCAATTACGAGTTACGCCTTGCCCCATGGCCTGTGCGGTGTTGTCATCCGACTCATTCCGTATGAAAAAGCTCACTCACATCGACCATTCCGGTCAGGCCAGCATGGTGGACATCAGCGCCAAGCCTGCGCTGCGACGCGAGGCTGTCGCCACAGGCCGCATCCTGCTCCAAGCCGAAACCATCCGCCTGCTGAAGGCCAATAGCCTGAAAAAAGGCGATGTCCTATGCGTGGCCCGCATCGCAGGCATCCAGGCGGCGAAGCAGACGCAGGCTCTCATCCCGCTGTGCCATCAGATCCCGCTCAATAAGGTGCAGATCGACTTCCAAACGACTGCGAAGGCCGTGGAGATCACCGCCACAGTCATCACCACCGCTGCGACGGGTGTGGAAATGGAGGCTCTCACGGCAGTATCCGTGGCCGCTTTGACCATCTATGACATGTGCAAAGCGGTGGATAAAAAAATGCGCCTAGAGGGCATCAAGGTGGTGAAGAAGCTCAAAGAGCCTCATAGGCCTTGAGCGAGGGCTCCATGGCTTTCAGTGCCCCAGACCAGAAGGCCGGATCAGTGAGATCACCGCCCAGGGTGTGCTGGACAACGTCTTCACAGCTAGCGCTGCCAGTCATGGCGAGGAAGGCCTCGTAGCGGGGGAGGAAGTCAGCGCCTTCTTCTTTGAAGCGAGCAAAGAGTGCCTGACTGAGCAAGTAACCGAAGACGTAGGGGAAGTTGTAGAATGAGATGCCGCTGATGAAGAAGTGCATCTTCGAGGCCCAGAACATGGGATCAGTGCCGTCTGGCAGCAGCGTGTCGCCATAGAGTCCGCGCTGGGCTTCGCTCATCAGCTCACGCAGGCGTGTGACACTCACCTCGCCCTTCGCCCGCTCGGTGTAGAAGGCTTTTTCAAACTCATACCGCATGGGGATGTTGATGAGGTAGGCGTGGGCTCGGAGCATTTCTTGATCGAGCAGGTAAGCCTTTGTCGCAGGCGTGATGGCTGGATCATTGAGCAGGCCGGAGAGCAGGATCATCTCGCCAAAGTTCGATGCCGTCTCTGCGAGCGTCATGGGATAAGCTGCAGCGAGGTAGCGTGCTGGACGCAGCACGCAGTAGTGCCAGGCGTGACCGGCTTCATGGGCGAGTGTGACCATGTCATGAACGGTGCCGTGATAGGTCATATAGACACGCTCTTCGTGCTTGAACTGCGAGCCGGTGCAGAAGGCCCCTGGACGCTTACCGGGCCGTGGCTGGGCCTCGATCCATCGTTGGGCGAGCATGTCGCGGAAGTAGGAGCCGAGTTTCGGGTAAGCGGCGCTGAAGGCCCGCTCCACGGTGGCGCAGGCTTCATCCCAGGTGAGCTCTTTTTCATCAGGAGCGGCGATTTGGGGCGCTTCGAGGTCGAAATAGTGCAGCGCGGGAGTTTTTTGCAGTTGAGCGGCTTTTCGCAGAGCGCGGCGTGGGAGCTCGACTCCGGCGTGGATGGCCTCCAGCATGGCATCGAGTGATTTGCGGCTCATCGCACCGTCAAAGAGCGGTGTATCCAAGAAGTGCCCGATGCCGCGACGACCGTAGAGATCGAGTCGAGTGCCAGCGATGCCATTGAGAGCCGCAGCGAGGGTGACAGCGTGATCTTCCCATGGGCGCTGACCATCGTGAAAGGCCGCCTGACGCAAAGCGCGGTCAGGCTCGGACATGAGGGCGCGGCGGCGTGCCATGGGGACTGTTTCGCGGTGTCCATCCGGGAATGTCATCTCGAATTCCATTTTACCGGTGAGGGTGTCATACAAGCGGCCCCAGGCATGGAGGCCGTTCACATTGAGATCGGCAGCGAGAGCCTCCATTTCGGCGCTCATCTGCCTGCGGCCTTCCGTGCGCCAGCGGGTGATGCTGTGCTCCGCGTGCTTCAGAGCAGGTGTGGCGAGTAATTGGTTAAAACTGGCCTCATCGAGCGCGGCGAGCACCGAGCGCAGCGTGGCCATGAGCTTGGTGCTTTGGGCTTCGAGGGTGGAGAGCCAAGCTTCATCCGCTTTGACCGCTTCGTTGTTGGCATCCGCAGCAGAGAGGCACCCAAGGTAAGCCGAAAGATGTCCCAGCCGGTCACTGAGTGCCTCGACATCGACAATGAGCGTCGCGATGGCAGAAATCTCGCTTTTGAGCCCCGAAGCGCGGTCTTTCAGCGCATTGAGGTCTCGGACGAGGGCGTTTTTGAAGTCAGTGTAATCAGCTTGGCCAAAGCCTGTGAACCAAGTGTCAAGGGACCAGCGGTCGGATGTATTCGGCATAGTGCCCACTGCTTTAGGCGCAGTTGGTTTGGCTGGCAAGAATCTTGCCTGAGTTCTCGGGTCGCAGCTCCCTGTTCTCACCACTAAGCACTAAGAACTAAGCACTTTTTGCCTCGTCTAACTCCGTGACTCGCAAACCACCCACCAGCCACTTCGCCGCCACTACTTCGCGAGCACAGGCGCGGTCTGCTCGGGGGTGAGGCGGCCTGGGGGGAGCTCGAGGAGGCGGATGTTGCGGAAGTGGATCTCGCTGCCTTCGCTTTCGAGGCAGAGGTAGCCTTTGCGGACGGTGGATTGGCTCACGCCATTGACGAATTTGCCGTTGATGCTGAGTTTCACGACGCCATCGACGGCGACGACGTCGTAGGTGTTCCATTCGCCTGCGCCTTTGCAGCGGAATTCAAAGGACATGCTGCGTGAGCCGCGTGGGTTCTCGGGCACGATTTCGAGGCCGTTGGCTCCAAAGAGCTCGCCGGAGACATAGCCGGGATGATTGGGTTTGCCGTCTTTGGTGAGGTGGAGATTGGGCCACTGAAGCTCGAGCATTTGCACTTCGAGCCCTTTGGGGAGCTGCTTGCCGGGGGCGGGTGTGGCATCGCTCCAGAGGAAGACGCCGCTGTTGCCGCCGGGCTGCATGTGACGCCACTCGATGTGGAGGAGGAAGTTTTCATACTGCTTTTCGCTGCGCATGACGCCGATAGGCAGGCCACTGCATACGAGCAGGCCATCACGGACACTCCAGGTGTCCTTACTCGTGTTGACATCGACCCAGTCGGTGAGGTCTTTGCCATTGAAGAGCTCGCGGTAGGCGGCGGCGTCTTCAGCACGAGTGTGGATGACGGAAAGGAGAAGGAGGAGCAGGAGGCGTGTTTTCATCCCGCAGACCTACGGCTGGCAGCAGCGCGGTCTTGTCGCGAAGATGCGGCAGGGACTCATCACAGTGCGATGGAGGCTCCATCTGCCCGTGCGGAGCGGAGGCAGGCATCGAGCACACGCTGGGTGAGTAGGCTGATCTGGCCCCAGCGTGGCTCATGCTGCCCGGTGAGCACTAGGGTGGAAAAGTCGGCAAATAGTGCGGACTCCTGCGATCCGGGGGCGTTGTTCGCGGGCTCGTCGGAGCTGTGGCTTTCTCTCCCGGCTCGCATGTCACTGCGGCAACCGTCCACGCTGAAGTCGGATTTTGTCACGCTGAATGCGGGTGCGGTTTCGGCATACGGCAGCACGAAGTCAGCGAGCTGCAGCAGCCCCTTTTCTCCGCTGATGATGGCCCACTGGGCATGTGCGGCATGAAAAGAGCAGTAAAACGAGGCGCTCACTCCCTGATCGAACTCCAGTGTGCCGGAGAAGGCGAGTGGCACGCTCGGTGCCCCACCGCCCTGCCCGGCCTCGGCGTGGAGGCGTCCGGTGACTCTGCGCGGTGTGGCCTCTGCCATGGCCCAGAGGGTGAAGCTCAGGCAGTACCAGCCTAGATCACCCAGGCAGCCGAGGGGCTCGAGTGTGCCGTGGGTGCGGATATTCGCACGGGTGAAGG belongs to Verrucomicrobiaceae bacterium and includes:
- a CDS encoding TolC family protein, which translates into the protein MSFVIRVLSLLRHSWLLLAVTVHADTVHVDLPTVMRLAGANNDEIQLARVKHTETIAESKQAWQRFWPSLSLGVGYRRHDGNIQDVAGAVFNAYKQQYTIGTAIMIDWSPGDLYYAALAAKQKTLAAEQLAEKTRRDIITQATGRYFDLLATEASVAIIEDDLRLTQDYEKQLGGAVTAGTAFRADLLRVKTQVSRAKLAIRQEQEKRDLAAAALAETLRLPAQTELRPAKADLVPVRLHGKSGVATLLSQAKQNRPELKAAGAATTAAQLESDRAHIAPMIPNVQAGYTVGGLGGGIGNNTGSFDDTQDFYIGLGWKIGPGGLFDKQRKLIANAREEATSLQTDQIKAAIGREVVEAAAKSQSAHDQIAINDEAVAAAEEMVKLAKERQASQLGVVLEYLLAREELTRARQSRVQAVTDFNKAQHELKRAVGK
- a CDS encoding efflux RND transporter periplasmic adaptor subunit; translated protein: MKLILLFTFLTTCAIALELPAAKPQKSTIHRWVTLPGEFAPWQKVELKARVAGYIEKISVDKGDVVTAQQQLVQIEVPALKADLISHRAEIAAAEIEVKRLHQARAKSPELVLPQSVDDAEAKLSIAKAGMERTNALIELAQIKAPFAGVITDRRVDLGAFASAGGDTLLQLTDVSTLRLRVPVIEVETALLKVGQQVEAKVDALNGTVIKGTLTRIAGALDTTTRTMLIEADFKNADGKLRPGMFAMARIAVEQHDDATVIPVAGLVKEKANSFVFKHVDGKAVKTAIKPGFNDGVNVEVPELKADEVILLPGTATLTDKQEVTVK
- a CDS encoding efflux RND transporter permease subunit → MSLARFALRHPWTVLVAVVAVALGAWLGLQRMTRDIFPPLGIPTIYVAQPYGGMDPLQMEGYLTYRYEYHFLYIANIEHVESKSIQGASIMKLQFHPGTDMSQAMSETVAQVNRSRAFMPPGTVAPFIMRFDAGSVAVGHIVFSTDDPNITLNQMQDQALNKVRPAFATLPGVSAPPPFGGSSRGIVVNVNPDRMKAYGLSPDDIVQAIAKGNPISPSGNMNLDGKYPIVPTNAIVSNVKDLEAVPLRTTDQGAVFIRDVATVADAADVTTSYALANGKRTVYLPVTKRAEASTLAVVKKVRESIPEFQKLLPDGIKVSFEFDQTPVVKRSIDDLVKEGALGALLTGLMVLVFLRDLRTAFIVIINIPLSLMAATFGLWISGQNIHLMTLGGLALAVGILVDEATVTVENIHTHLARGRPLARAALDGTLETTLPRLLAMLCILAVFIPAFFMIGAAKALFVPLALAVGFAMFASFVLSSTLVPVLAVWLLPKKVQTHERKPGILVRAYSGLVKAAVTSRWILVPAYLGGAGFIIATFSPFLGSEIFPQTDSGQFAIRFRAPSGTQVGITEGIAQKILKIIGDEAPVEFSIGMVGVHNSSFPVNLVHLWNGGPEEGWLAVQLKANPGVAVPALQEKLRSIMKRELADVRVSFEPQDIVSRVMSFGASTPIEIAVSGPSLPASKEHAEKLLAKLSELPFLRDAQIAQTLDAPTVNVQIDRERAGLLGVNVEDVTRSLVAATTSSRFTQPVFWADPGTGISFNVQVQIPEERTRSIEDLGNTPVKSSKGGTVLLRTIAKLDPGTAVGTYERYNMVRIASITANVHDIDFGHAIKAVRKAIAEVGPAADGKTKVDIRGQVVPFEQLSEGFGNGLIIAIVVIFLLLCANFQSLRLAIVVVSTMPAVLAGVVLALFFTGTTINIQSAMGSIMAVGVAVANAILLVTFADRDRLANAGDRRAAAIEGAVSRLRPIMMTSFAMIAGMLPLALGAGQTAPLGRAVVGGLALATIATLFILPAVFALFASKKATSASLDPDDEQSALFEARPQ
- a CDS encoding helix-turn-helix transcriptional regulator; translated protein: MVAPSASVDLKLINREILLSFWKVHVLHHAAEGEVIGQWMLKELAHHGYDVSPGTLYPLLKRMETNGWLTSTADPARGPKAPRSYKITRDGRAVLKIVRKQLKELGVEVSNH
- a CDS encoding SDR family oxidoreductase; translation: MTAPSFSLQNKIILLTGGAGLYGRGLAAMLAQTGVTLILAARDVAKLQIVADEETALGHKVFAESLDQGDEASVIALHDRIKAKFGPLHGLVNNAVLRPMKGAKGAAEQFAESMRVNATGVMLMHRHFGQTMAEAGRGSIVNIGSIQGMIGPSYELYTGTNMGDMPPDYFFHKGGMENLTRFYAALYGPSNVRVNNLAPGGFFNHQPEPFLQRYCEHTMLGRMADDTDLGGAVIFLLSDASLYITGVNLPVDGGYTAK